DNA from Desulfobacterales bacterium:
AAGCGGCGTGATTCAGGGGTCGCTGGTATTGGCGGCCCTGGCCGTGCATGCCTGGCGCTTGCGCACCAAAGAGCGAAAGGAAACTTCCCCCCATGAATGAACTGCATTTAACCGTTCTGCTGGCCGGTGTTGTCGCCGGCGCCGCTCCCATTGTTCTGGCAACCCTGGGGGAAACCATTACGGAACGGGCCGGATTAATCAACCTGTCCCTTGACGGTTCCATCCTTTTAAGCGCCATGACGGCCTTTGCCGTGGCCTCTGAAACCAACAGCCTGATGCTGGGTTTCCTTGCAGCCGCCCTTGTGGGCGCGCTGACAGCAGCGACCGTGGCCGTCTTCAGCATCTACCTGGGCCAGTCCCAGGTGGCGGTCGGTTTTGTCCTGACCTTGATGACCCGCGATCTGGCCTATTTCCTCGGCAACCCCTATGCCCGCATCCATGGCCCCCAGGTTGCGCTACACCCCATCCCCTTTCTGGATCAGGCGCCGTTTTTCGGCCCGGTTTTTTTCAGCCACAATCTTCCGGTCTATCTGAGCCTGATGCTCATCGCTCTAACCTGGTGGTATCTGTATCGCACCCCCCTGGGCCTTGAGCTGCGATCCGTGGGCGAACACCCCCAGGCCGCATTTGCCCGGGGCATCCCACCCCAACGCCTGCAGATGTTATATGCCATCTGCGGCGGAATGCTGGTGGGGCTGGCGGGAGCGACTTTTTCGCTGTCGACCAAACAGGGATGGGGACGTCCCCAGGGCGCCGAGGGAACCGGCTGGATCGCCCTGGCGCTGGTGATTTTCGGCGGCTGGAACCCGGTCAAGGCTGCCTTGGGAGCCTACCTTTTTTCTTTTCTGCAGGTTCTCGGCATCTACCTCCAGGGGTGGCTCCCCTCCATTCCGGCCCAGGTGTTCCAGGTTGCGCCGTTTCCGCTCATGATTTTTACCCTGGTCCTGATGCACCTTGCACAGAAGGAATCCATTTTAAGCTGGGCGGACGGCAGCAGTTGGAAAAAAACAATCCTGCGAATATTCACCGGGACCGCCCCGGCCGCCCTGGGAAAAGCGCACCGGACGGATTAACGCTTTCTTTCAGGCTAATCAATAAATATTCTTGATTATTATCAGGTTATGAACTACCAATTTTTAAATTATCATCGTATCCGTTCAAACCACAGATAAATGGAAAATTATTTATGCTGGCAAAAACCCCTTTTCTCAGATAATGAGTTGAGGTTTTTTTAAAATACAATTGCATAGCCTGGTACAACTAAAAACATAGCTGATTGGTGCAGGTATGGTAAAAACAGCAAAAAGTTTGGCATATCCAGTTGAGCGCATCGAAATGGCAATCCTTTTTATTCGTGGCCAGAAAGTTATGATTGATGCCGACTTGGCCTCGCTATATGGCGTCACGACGAAAGCGTTAAACCAGGCGGTGTCGAGAAACGAAAAAAGGTTCCCTTCGGATTTCACTTTTCGTCTGACAAGGATGGAAAAAGATGAACTGGTCACAAATTGTGACCGGTTGCAAAGACTTAAACACTCTTCGGTATTACCCCGGGCGTTTACCGAACAAGGCGTCGCGATGTTATCCAGCATACTTAACAGTGATAGAGCCATTGA
Protein-coding regions in this window:
- a CDS encoding ORF6N domain-containing protein — its product is MVKTAKSLAYPVERIEMAILFIRGQKVMIDADLASLYGVTTKALNQAVSRNEKRFPSDFTFRLTRMEKDELVTNCDRLQRLKHSSVLPRAFTEQGVAMLSSILNSDRAIEVNIEIMRAFLRLRRILSTHKELAKKLSELEMNLKDHDEKISLIFDAIRQLMAPPEKSKTKIGFTVKEKQKAYGKGKKGS
- a CDS encoding ABC transporter permease, translating into MNELHLTVLLAGVVAGAAPIVLATLGETITERAGLINLSLDGSILLSAMTAFAVASETNSLMLGFLAAALVGALTAATVAVFSIYLGQSQVAVGFVLTLMTRDLAYFLGNPYARIHGPQVALHPIPFLDQAPFFGPVFFSHNLPVYLSLMLIALTWWYLYRTPLGLELRSVGEHPQAAFARGIPPQRLQMLYAICGGMLVGLAGATFSLSTKQGWGRPQGAEGTGWIALALVIFGGWNPVKAALGAYLFSFLQVLGIYLQGWLPSIPAQVFQVAPFPLMIFTLVLMHLAQKESILSWADGSSWKKTILRIFTGTAPAALGKAHRTD